ACGTCCTTGGCTTAAAGGCACCGCCGCGGATAAAAGAGGCCCCGGCCTCCCTGACCTTGCCGGCAATTGAAAGAACAACCGTTCTGTTCTCAACTGCACAGGGGCCGGCCATTACCTGTATCTTTTTACCACCTATTCTTTTGCCCTTTACTTCTATTACAGTGCCGGCTCCATGGAACTCCCTGCTTGCAAGCTTGTAGGGTTTGATGATACGCATAACATTTTCAACGGCATCAATCGCCTTTATCGCGTTTTCCTCATCCTCCGAAACCTTCGACGTATCACCAATTACACCGATAATTGTCCTCTCCGTTCCCTTTGAGATATTAGCCTTAAGGCCCTTGCCTTCAAGCCTCTTTACAACATGACGGATGTCGTCATCGGTCACTCCGGGTTTTAATACGATTATATCCATGAAATCCTCCTCTTTTGGTTTTAACTGGTTGCACGGGAATGATCAACAATCATTTCGGGATCGGGCCGGCCTATTCGGTAGAATTAAGGAACGAGCTCCTCTTCAAGAGCCTTTACAAGAATACTGTTTTCTTCGGGAAGCCCTATCGTTATCCTCACGGCATCCGGCCCCACCGGTCTTATGATAACCCCCTTCTTCAGCAACCTGCTGAAGAGTTCAGAGGCTGAAGGGGTCTTCAGCTTAACATAGATAAAGTTCGCCTCCGTGGGAACATAATCCATCCCAAGCCTTTCAAATTCCCCGTAAAGGTATGATTTGCCTTCTTCATTAATGGTTACCGACCTTTGGATATGATCAGAATCACCCAGTGATGCAAGGGCTGCCGCCTGGGCCGGTGTGTTTGTATTGAATGGTTCACGGAGCTTGTTTATCTCCGTCACCAGTTCCTTCTTTGCTATCCCGTAACCAATCCTCAATCCTGCAAGCCCGTAGACCTTTGAAAAGGTCCTTAAAATCAGTATATCCCCTCCTTCCCTGAAATACTCCAGGGTGTCCGGATATCCCTTGTCCCGGACATACTCATAGTAGGCCTCATCAACGATCACCAGCACCCCTTCGGGTAGCTGTGACATGAATTCATGAAATTCATCTTTATGGTTTATTGTCCCGGTAGGGTTGTTGGGGTTGGCTATAAAGACAATCTTTGTCCTCTCTGTAATTGACTCCGCCATCGTCCTGAGATCATGCCTCCAATCCTTAAGGGATACCTGGACCGACCTCGCACCGATAGATTGAACGGCCATGGGATATACGACAAATGAAGGGTTTGCCATAACAGCCTCATCCTCAGTTGTCATGAACGTCCTTGTTGCAATATCAAGAAGCTCGTTTGAGCCATTGCCGAGTATTATCTCATCCTCATCGACACCGAGTCTCATTGAAAGCTCCCTTTTAAGATAAAACCCGCTTCCATCGGGGTACCTGTTAAGCCCGGAGAGCTTCCCTTTCAATGCCTCCAATGCCATTGGGGAGGGGCCGAGGGGGTTCTCGTTTGAAGCGAGCTTCACCGCCTCCTTTATCCCCAGTTCCCGCTGAAGCTCCTCAACAGGCTTCCCTGGCAAATAGGGCTTTATCGCCCTGATATGTTCCGGCGGTTTAATCATAACTCCTCAATCCCTTTATTCATCACTTCCGTTTTAGGATAT
The sequence above is a segment of the bacterium BMS3Abin08 genome. Coding sequences within it:
- the hisC2_2 gene encoding histidinol-phosphate aminotransferase 2; this translates as MIKPPEHIRAIKPYLPGKPVEELQRELGIKEAVKLASNENPLGPSPMALEALKGKLSGLNRYPDGSGFYLKRELSMRLGVDEDEIILGNGSNELLDIATRTFMTTEDEAVMANPSFVVYPMAVQSIGARSVQVSLKDWRHDLRTMAESITERTKIVFIANPNNPTGTINHKDEFHEFMSQLPEGVLVIVDEAYYEYVRDKGYPDTLEYFREGGDILILRTFSKVYGLAGLRIGYGIAKKELVTEINKLREPFNTNTPAQAAALASLGDSDHIQRSVTINEEGKSYLYGEFERLGMDYVPTEANFIYVKLKTPSASELFSRLLKKGVIIRPVGPDAVRITIGLPEENSILVKALEEELVP